The genomic interval AAGTTGCGTTTATCTCTTGGCGTAAACTAGTTTGCGACTGCTCACTCAATACAGCATTACGTACGACATCCCCTCGGGGTAGCACTTGCTCCGCAGCGCCATTGAGCTTTGATTGTTTATCATCAAGCAAAGAAACTAATTGTGTACGCAATTCAGTCACTGCTGCTGAGTCACCCGCTGTATTAGCACCTGTAAGTAAACTGCGTAACTGCTCCAGAAGCGTATTTGAACCCGACAATAGCGGAGCTACCAATGATGCTGCGTTCGTCACCGACTCAGTTTTGCTATCTAAAGAAACAGCTTGAATACCTAAGGGACTCGTCACATCGAGCGCCAGGTTGGATATATCCCCGGAGAGTAACGGCAATAATTTTCCCTCTAGCCTATCAAGGCTTGCCGCAGAGAGAAATAGATTTGTATCCGTATCAAGCGGTGCTAAGCCAATAAATTCACCTGCTGCTTCAGATGAGCTATTGTCTGACGCCGTCAGCTGTTGAGAACTATCACCGATCACATTGCCAATAATATCACTAAATAACTGATTTTCTTTACTTAATTCCGTAGTGCTGGATGCTGAATCAGCATTGCTGCTGGTCTTGGTATTCGTCACTACACCAGTGATATTAAGGCTTGCTTGTACTGACATGCTTTCTCCTACCACCTATTTTCTGTTGCTAAACAGTAGAAGGGCAAGTTGTATGCCACAGCGTAGCGTGTAGCATAATGTCAGGTGATATTTCTGTAGTGATCGTGGTGTCGTGTCAACCGTATAATGACGGTCTCAGAGCCATTGAAACAGTCCAAAGCAAGGCGCAGTCATGCAGCAAATAGTGGTTCTATTGCAAGTGGCTGTAACGCCGCATTGGGCTGTTTCAATGGCTCCCTTCGGGCGAGACAAGAAGTGACCATCTGCTGCGTTACGCGCGCTTGAATTAGCGACTGCTAGTCCTGCGCTCACGCGCCCCTTGCATATGACCACTTCTTGTCTCGCTGAGACCGTCATTATACGGTTGACACGGCACTAGCTTAGTGATGAAAAACTATGTCGTGCCCTCCTATACGTTGAGCATGATCATCTGTCTCTTTTTGATTGCGTTTTTCGTTAAGCTGACTTTCTTCATCGCGGTAGCGATCAACTACCTTACCAAAGGCATCCGAGCGAGCGCGTGCTTGTCGCCAATTCACTTTTTTTAATTCAACTTGTCGCTGCGCATCAATAATACGCTGTTTTTGTAAAACAATAGATTGATTTAGTCTGGTGATAAACTCTTGATAGTGGCGAATACGCTCAATACTGGCGCCAACTTGCGTCAGTTGTTGAAATTTATTCACGTAATCATCTCGATAATGCGTCAGCTCAAGCAAACGCTCTTCGTGCATTTTTAATTCATTGAAACCCTCATTGAGAATACGTGCTGAATTTAGTTGCTCCTTTTGTTTCATATTAGCAACGGGGCGCAAACGCTGAGACCGTGTCATGCCCCGCCTCCTTGAACTAGTGCAGTGTCAACAAACAAACCGCCAAGCTGATGGATGCTGTCGTTAAAACTCACATGATGACCAATATCTTGTTTTAAATAATTAAGTAAGCGCGGATAAGCAGTCACTGCCTGATCAAGCTCAGGGTCTGCGCCGACCGTATAGGCGCCAACGCTAATCAAATCGCGGCTTTGCTGGTAAGTCGAATAGAGTTTGCGAAAACGTTGTGCCAGTGTGTGATGCTCATCACTGGTAATTTGTTTTTTAGTGCGGC from Gammaproteobacteria bacterium carries:
- the fliJ gene encoding flagellar export protein FliJ, giving the protein MTRSQRLRPVANMKQKEQLNSARILNEGFNELKMHEERLLELTHYRDDYVNKFQQLTQVGASIERIRHYQEFITRLNQSIVLQKQRIIDAQRQVELKKVNWRQARARSDAFGKVVDRYRDEESQLNEKRNQKETDDHAQRIGGHDIVFHH